CACCAGGGCGTAAAAGCGCATCTGGAATTTGGCATCACCTGCGTATTGGGGCTTTGGTTTCTTGCCCGTTTTATAGTCCACCACGCGCACCTGCCCGGTTGGTGCTACGTCGATACGGTCGATAAAGCCGCGAACCGGTACTCCATTGGGCAAAGTGGTGTTAACAAATTGTTCCCGCGAGCGCGGATCGAAACCCAGGGGGTTTTCCATCTCGAAATAGCCGCGCAATAGCGTGCGGCACTCGATCAAGAAATCCAGCAATACATCCTCCGGCACGAGCTCGGCTAAGGCTTCGTCCTTCTCGATCATCTCTGCCCAACGAGGCTTGAGCATCTTCACCGCTTTGGGGTAGGTGCGCTCGGGTTTGGGAAGCTCGAAGAGATCTTCTAGCACTTTGTGCACCAACGTGCCTTTGACCTGCGCAACGGTTTTCGGCTCCGGGATTTTGTCAATGGCTTTTAGCCGGTATTGCAAGGGACAACGCTGGTAGTCGGAAGCCCTCGACGGTGACAAGGCAATGCGCATGGTTCGGCTCATAGGTTTCATCATGGTACAGGCCTGCACGGACTGAAAGTGAGCAGCGCTAGGCTAAAGACCATGACTGCACAAGCACAGGCATACGCTGATCAATTCTTAGAACTAGTGCAAGCCTCTCCAAGCTCCTATCACGCAGCAGCAACTGGCATTGCACTATTGAAGGAAGCCGGCTTCGAGGCACAAGAGCAAGACAAGCCCTGGGCTTCAAAGCCCGGACGCTATTTTCTCCACCGTGGCGGAGCGCTCATTGCCTGGGTAGTACCGGAGCACGCCGGGCCTACTACTCCTTTTCGTATCCTCGGATCACACACCGATTCACCTGGATTAAAGCTCAAAGTCCATGGCGATATTCAAGCTGAGGGCTGGCAACAAGCCGCAGTAGAAATCTACGGCGGCCCGATCCTCGCTTCGTGGTTCGATCGTGATTTGTGCCTTGCCGGAAGGATCGTGTTGCGCGATGGCAGCACCAAGCTTGTGCGCACAGATGCACTTTTGCGAGTACCACACCTTGCCATCCACCTCGACCCTGAGGCCAATAAAGAGCTCAAACTTGACCGACAGCGCCACATGCAGCCGGTGTTTTCCGTAGGCCAAACTGACCACAGCATCCTTGCAGAGGTGGCCCAGGCTGCCGGTGTCGAGGAGAAGCAGATTTTAAGCCATGATCTGATCACCTGCGATACTCAGCCTGGCCAGCGCATCGGCGCTGACCGCAATTTGATCGCTTCAGGCAGGCTCGATAACTTAGCCAGCTTCTTTCCTAACCTCGATGCGCTCATTGCGGCGGCTGATCAGCCTGGCGATGCCATCATGGTCGCTGCCGCCTTCGATCACGAAGAAGTCGGCTCCCAAACCACCACCGGTGCAGCAGGGCCATTGCTCGGAGAGGTTTTAGAGCGCATCCTTTTTGGCCTTGGGGCAGACTTTGAGCAACAGCGACGCTCCTTTGCCGCGTCGAGCTGTGTATCGGCCGATGTTGCCCACGCGATTCATCCGAACTATTCGGACAAACACGACAAAGTGAATTTCCCAGCCATGGGCGAAGGCCCCGTGATTAAAAGCAATGCGGTGCAGCGCTACGCCACCGATGCGCAAACACAGGCCTTGTGGTTGCACGCATCTGAGAAGGCCAAGGTGGCATCACAGGTGTACGTGGGCAAAAACAGCGTCCCTTGCGGTCAGACCATCGGGCCGATCACGGCAACGCGCCTGGGCATCGACACCGTTGATGTGGGTATCCCGATTCTTTCCATGCACTCGGCAAGAGAGCTTGCGCACTGCCAGGATCTGCTGGCGTTTTCGCAGGTAGCACGAGCCTATCTGGTAGGTTAATCGCTCATGGCTTATTCAGGACCTTTCCAACCCGGCGACCGCGTTCAGCTCACCGACCCAAAGCGTAGGCATGCCACCATCACGCTGCGCGAAGGCGAGCAATATTTCACCCACAAGGGCGCGATCCACCACGACGACATCATCGGCCAAGAAGAAGGCACCGTGGTGAAGTCCGAGCAGGGCTACGAGTACCTTTGTTTCCGCCACCTCTTGGTAGATCACGTGCTTTCTATGCCCCGTGGTGCGGCGGTGATTTATCCGAAGGACTCAGCACAGATTCTGGTGGAAGGTGATATCTTCCCCGGCGCGCGTGTGCTGGAGGCCGGCGCGGGTTCCGGTGCGCTTTCGATGATGCTGTTGCGAGCAGTCGGTACTGAAGGCGAGGTGTTTTCCTATGAGATCCGCGAAGATCACCTGGAATTCGCCGAGAAGAACGTTGAGTGGTACTTCGAGGGCAAGCCGGAGAACTGGCACCCGAGGCTTGGCGATGTCAACGAGGTAACTCGCCAGGATCTCGATGGTCCGGTCGATAGGATCATCTTGGACATGCTCGCGCCTTGGGAGTGCCTCGATACTGCCTCGAAGCTTTTGCAGCCCGGTGGTGTGCTGATGACCTATGTGGCGACCGTGCCGCAGTTGATGAAGGTGATGGAAGGCATTCGCGAGCTGCAGTGCTTTACCGAGCCGCGCGCTTGGGAATCGCTTGTTCGTGATTGGCGCGTAGAAGGGCTTGCCACGAGGCCTGAGCACCGTATGAATGCGCACACGGCTTTCCTTGTGTGGGCACGCAGGCTTGCCGACGGCGTCACGCCTCCAAGGCCACAGCGTAAGGCTCGGCGCTAGTCCACCGAACCTTAAACAGTGTTCAAGTTAGGCATACATTAGAGTAATTCGCATGGAACATTCCGGGGCAGAGGCAACAGGCGTTCAAGAGCTGAAGTCAGAGCTGGCGCGCGCAAATATGGCGCAAGCACGACTGTCTGAGCGCAATACCAAACTTGCCGAATTGCTCAAGGCCACTCGCGATAAGCTCCAGTTGCTTCAGCAGCAGCTCGAAGAGCTTGCCGAGCCGCCTTCGACCTACGGCATTCTTTTAGAGTGGCATAGCCGTGCGGGCACGGCGGAGGTATTTACCGCCAATAGGCGCATGCGCCTGCGGGTTTCACCCCAGGTAGAAGGTGCACAGCTCATCCCCGGTGTGCAGGTACGCCTGGGCGAGGCCAGCCAGGTGGTAGAGGTGTGCGGCTTTGTTCATACCGGCGAGCTGGCCACCTTGGTGGAAGATCTAGGAGATCGGCGCGTGCTTGTTGCCGACCACAACGGCGAAGAGCATGTTGTGGCACTTGCAGGCCCCCTTGGCACCGATGGCACCCGCCGTCCACGCGCTGGCGATACGCTGCTGGTTGATCTACGCGCTGGTTTTTGTTTCGAGGTCATCCCCAAAACCGAGGTGGCCAAGCTGGCGTTGGAAGAAATTCCCGATGTCACGTATCAGCACATCGGCGGCCTGGATGCTCAAATCGAGCAGATCCAAGACGCAGTGGAACTGCCCTTTAGCCACCCGGAGCTCTACCGAGAATATTCTTTGCGCCCGCCTAAAGGCGTGTTGCTCTATGGCCCTCCCGGCTGTGGCAAGACATTGATTGCCAAGGCTGTTGCCCATTCGCTTTCTCAGCGCATTGGTGGTTCTGGTGCCAGCTACTTTATTAACGTCAAAGGCCCTGAGCTGCTGAATAAATTTGTGGGCGAAACGGAACGCCGGATTCGTTTGATCTTCGAACGCGCTCGGGAATTGGCAGAAGAAGGCCGCCCGGTGATTGTGTTCTTTGATGAGATGGAGTCCATCTTTAGAACCCGAGGCAGCGGCGTGAGCTCGGATATGGAAACCACGGTGGTGCCCCAATTGCTGGCTGAGCTCGACGGCGTTGAAAGCCTGAGCAATGTCATCGTCGTAGGCGCTACCAACCGCGAGGAATTGATCGATCCCGCAATTTTGCGCCCTGGCCGCCTCGACGTAAAAATTCGCGTCGAACGCCCCGATCAAGCAGCAGCCCGCGATATTTTAAGCAAGCACCTCGATCAGAGCATCCCAGTCGATGGAGCCTATGCCGATGATCTTCCGGGTCTTATCGAGCAAGTGGCCGCCTACCTTTTTGCCGATAACCCCTTCGTGCGCTTGCGTTTCGACGACGGACGCTGCCAAGTGCTGCACTATCGCGACTTCGCCTCTGGTGCGATGCTGGCCAATATCGTTGACCGCGCTAAGAAATCAGCCATTAAAGATCAGATCCGCGGGAGCAGCAGCGGTATCAGCTTTGAGCACCTCCGCGATGCCGTGGATGCGGAAAACCGAGAAAACGAAGACTTGCCCAATACCGCGAACCCTGAACAGTGGGGCAGGTTGCTTACTAAGGGCATGACTCGCGGCCGCAGAATCATTGCGGTTGATGTGCTCGCAGGAAAGGATCCTTGCTATGGCCAATAGCGCTCGGGTAATCGGTGCAGAAACCGAGTACGGCATCGTCACCCCAACTCAGCCTGCGTTAAGCCCCATCGTGAGCTCCACGCATGCCGTGGTGGCTTATGCCTTGGCCCATAACCGATCCCAGGTGGCGCCGCGTTGGGATTTCAGCGAAGAATCCCCGCTGAAAGATTCCCGCGGATTCGATCTTCGCCGCTATCACACCGTGCCAAGTATTGACCCGCATGCCATCGGCGTGGCCAATGCCATGTTGGGCAATGGTGGCCGTTTTTATGTCGACCACGCGCACCCAGAGTATTCGGCACCTGAGGTGACTTCTGCTGTTGACGCGGCTCGTTACGATGCCGCGGGTGATCTGTTTTTGCTTCAAGCAGCAGCGCTACTCAAAGACTATGAGGCCGAAGGCAAGTCCGTGCTGCAAGGCCACGATCCTTGTGGCGAGGTGAAGTTCTACAAAAACAACGTCGACGGAAAAGGCGCAAGTTATGGCGCCCATGAGAACTACTCCTATCACCGCAGCACGCCTTTTGATCAGCTTGCTGCCGCGTTGATTCCCTTCTTCGTGGCGCGCCAGGTGTTCATTGGCGCAGGGCGCATGGGTAAAGGGCCGCGTGGCGAGCGCCCAGGGTTTCAGATCTCTCAGCGTGCTGATTATATTGAGCAAGAAATTTCGCTTGAGACCACGATGAACCGCGGGATTATCAATACCCGCGATGAATCCCACACCACCGAGGATTTTGCCAGGCTCCACGTGATTATCGGCGATGCCAACATGTCGCACACCTCGATGCTGTTGAAGTACGGCATGACCTCCTTGGTGCTCAACGCCATTGAACAAGGCGTGGACTTTAGCGATGTGCGCATGAACAATCCGGTAGCCGAGGTCACCGCCGTTTCTTATGACCCAAGCCTGCAACACCGCATTAGTTTGGCTGATGGCAGTACTAAGACGGCGCTGGAAATCCTGGATATCTACCGCCAGCGTGTGCAGGCCAGCAATGATGATGAAACGCTCGTGCTCAAGGTTTGGGATGAGGTGCGCCAAGCGCTTGAAGCTGGCCCCTTAGGCGCAGCGCATCTGCTTGATTGGTGCGCTAAGTATGCGCTGGTGCAAAACTACATCGCCAGAGGCGTGGCAGAAGATGATCCGAAATTGGCGTTGATTGATCTGCAGTACGCCGATATTGATCCAGCAAAATCGCTCTACCACGCCCTCGTGCGCAAAAACAGGATGCGCACATTGTTTAGTACGGAGCAATTACAGCAGGCTGCGGCCCAACCACCGCAAAGCACCAGGGCGTGGATGCGGGGCAACGCCGTGGCGTATCTCGATGTGCAGGCGGCGTCGTGGGAAAGGCTCACCATTGGCAATACCACCGTGCGTATCGCCTCGCTTTTGCACCCCAATGCCCAAGACTGCCAGGCGATTGATTTTCAGGCGCAACCAGATGCTCAGGCATTGCTTGAACTACGAGGTGTTGAAGCCGTAGAGCCTTCGGGTGAGCGACTACACTAAGGCGAGCGAAGAAAGGAAGTAAAATATGGGCGGATCACAGGTATATTCCACCGGTGGCGGCAAGGACGAAGATTCATCGGTTGAGGCCCAAGCAGGCCAAGTGCAGATCAACACCGAAGGCGTTGATGATCTGCTCGACGAGATCGACGGCCTGCTAGAAAACAACGCCGAGGAGTTTGTTCGCTCCTATGTGCAAAAAGGTGGGCAATAAGCCATGAGCCAGCAGGTATTCGCTCGGCGCGTCACCGGCGTAGAAACCGAATACGGCATCACCTGCGTGCACGATGGTGGGGGAAAACGCCTGCCCGCCGAAGAAATCGCGCGCTATATGTTTAGACCGGTCGTGGATACGTGGTCGAGCTCCAATGTGTTTTTAGAAAATGGTGCTCGTCTTTACCTCGACGTGGGAAGCCACCCCGAAGTCGCGACCGCCGAATGCGACACCCTCGCTGGCCTTATTGCCCAAGAACGCGCCGGGGATCGTATCGTGAACGATCTAGCGGCAAAAGCAGAAGCCAAACTCGCCAACGAGTCCATCGGCGGCAGGGTGTATCTGCTCAAAAATAACCTCGACTCTTTTGGCAACTCCTATGGCTGCCATGAAAATTATCTGGTTGGCCGCTCGGCGGTATTAAAAACCCTCGGCCAGCAACTGCTGCCTTTTCTAATTACCCGCCAGCTCATTTGCGGTGCAGGCAGCATTCAAGATGGCCGCTTCCAAATCTCTCAGCGCGCCGATCATGTGTGGGAGGGCGTTTCTAGTGCCACCACGCGCTCTCGTCCGATTATTAATACCCGCGATGAACCGCACGCGGATTCTCATCGTTTCCGCCGGCTGCACGTGATCGTGGGTGATTCCAATATGTCGGAAACGTCCATGGCACTGAAGGTGGGTGCCACCCAGCTTGTGCTGGAGATGATTGAAGCCGGTATCGCTTTGCCGGTGCAAGCCCTGGCACAGGAGATGCAAGCGATCCGCGATATTAGCCGCGATACAACCGGGGCAGTGGCGGTACAGCTCTCGGATGGATCCCAGCTCAGCGCATTAGCAATCCAGCGTCGTTATTGCCACGCCGCCCACGATTGGCTCGAACAGCGCCCCGATGAGGGCACCCCTACCGAGCAGATGCGCAAGGTCGTCGCGTTGTGGGCCAAGGTGCTCGATGCGATTGAGGCCGGCGATCTCGATGCGATCAGCACCGAGGTGGATTGGGCCATCAAGTTGAAGCTATTGCGGCAATTCCAGCAGCGCCTTGGCCTTGAGCCGGAAGATTTTAGCCATCCCAAGCTCCAGCAGATCGACCTGGCCTATCACGATATTCGCCCTGGCCGCGGACTTTTCCTTGCACTTGAAGCCAAAGGGGCGCTGGCGCGTTGGATCGATGACGCAGCAATTGAGCGCGCCATGACTACGCCGCCAAGCACCACCCGCGCGGCACTTCGCGGGGCGTTTCTTAGCCAGGCCCAGGAACTTTCTGCCCCGGTTGCTTGCGATTGGCTCAGGCTCAAGGTGCTCAGGCCAGAGCCACAGATTGTCGAGCTCTCGGATCCTTTGCAAGCCCACAGCGATCAGGTAGCAAGCCTGCTGGAATATATGCGCACCCATCACGGATCAAAGGCCGAAGATGGCAGCCAAGCACACTAGCGCCAAGGCCAAAAATCAGGCGGTGGCCGAGCGCGTGCTCAACCTTTTGGCCACCTTGGACCATCACGCCAAACACCAGGGTGGGCCGGTGGATTCCACCTGGTTGATCGAGCGGCTGCCGGTGTATCAGCAGCAGCAAGATCCCGCCCGCAGGTTGTATTTGGATGTGTTGCTGCTGATTAAAGCTGGTGCTCCGATCGAGGTGTTAAGCGAATCCGGCAGGGCGCATCAATACCGGCTCAACGATGCCGATGTCCACGGCGAGGCCATTGCCTTTAGCCGCGAAGAAGCCCAGGTGATCGCCCTTGCTGCAAAGCTAGGGACCGGTACCCATATCGCTGCATTATCGCGTGCCGGCTGGACCAAGATTGCCGCAGCCCAGGAGCATTTAACCCAAGCAAGTCCCTTGCAGGCTTTTGGCGACGATGCTGCCATTAGTGGCGAGGATTATGAGCGGATCTTGCAGGCGTTTAGCAAAGATAGCGCGTTGAGTTTTCTCTACCGACGCAATCCCAACGACCCAGCCGTTGAAAGAACCTTGGAGCCTTGGCACATCATCGCGGTAAAAGATCGCCACTATTTGGTGGGCTTTGATCTTGATAGGCAGGCCCCCAGGAGTTTCCGCATGACTCGGATAAGCCAGGTGCGTCGAAAAGCTCAAAGCAGAACACACCCGGTGCCAAGCAGGCAGGAAGCCGCCCAAATCTTGCAAAGCCTCCTGCGCCAGCAACGAAGCACCACCACCGCGTATTTTCGCTCCACTACCTCCAACGCTTTAAGCGAGAAAGCCCTGCGCGAAGACGGGTTATTCAAGCTTGTCGACGCCGACCGTGATGAACTTATCCGCCAAGCAGCAGCGCTGGCGCCCGAAGTGGTCATTGTTAAGCCAGAAGACGTGCGCCAAGAAGTCATCGCACTGCTAAGAAGTGCTTACCAAAATCACAGCCAACTGCAAGGGGAGCAGCCATGACCTCGCCGCAATCAACGCACCGCTCTGGCAAATTGGCGGATCTCGTGCGCGTGCTGAACCTCGTGCAGTATTGGCAGCAGCACCCCGGTGTGGCTTTAAGTACTGCCGCTGCTGATTTAGGCGTGGATATAGCCCAGCTCAAAGAGGATAGCTACCTGCTTACTACCTGTGGGTTTGGCCAATATCCGGATGAGCTTTTTGATCTGAAGGTGGAAAACCGTGGGGTAGAGGTGATCAATGATCTCGGTCTGAATACCCCCTTGCGGCTGACCTCGCTTGAGGCTGGATCTTTGCTCTTGGCCTTGCAAACCCTGCAGCAGATGCCCGGCATGGCCCCGAGCGAGGTGGTCCAGTCGGTCTCGGAAAAGCTGCGGCGCTACTTAGGCAATGCCGATGCGGGCTTTGATATCTCTGCCCTGGATCAACCGCTGGAAAATAATGACGTGCTCGCTGCGATTAATCAGGCGCTTGAGCAAAAACGTCAACTGAGCTTCCAGTATCAAAACGCCATTGGGAACATCAAACAGCACCAGGTCAGCGTGGCAGCAGTGTTGAGCGCCAAAGGTGCCACCTATATCAAGGCCTATGTGGCAGATGCCGGCACGCACCTGACATTTCGTACCGATAGGATGCACGAGGTTGCGCTCAGCGATGCCAAAGCCACCCCGCATCTGAGCTTGGAAAGCGCACGTTTTGCCCCTGAAGATCCCTTCGGGTTGCAGGCAGTGCAGCAGCGCGCCGAGTTGAGTGTGTTGCCGGAGGCTGCGTGGATCTTGGATCAGATCGAGACGATCGATGTGAGCTACGAAGACCTCATTCACATCACCGTGCCGGTGGCTTCGGCGGAGTGGTTGGAGCGTTTTGTGTTGAGTAATGCCGACCGTGCGTGGGTTGAATCTCCGACACAGCTTGGCCAATCGCTTGCCCAACGCGCGCTCGATGGGCTCAACGCGTATGATGAACAACCATAAACGCGCCAAAAAAGGTGCGTTGTAGCAACAACGTCGATCTGCACTCAAGGCAGAAAGGAAGCCGGCATGTCAATCGGCCCCATGGAAATTGCGATTATCGTCTTGCTCTTTGTGCTCCTCTTCGGCGCAAAGAAGCTGCCCGATGCAGCACGTTCGATTGGCCGCTCGGCCCGCATCTTCAAGTCGGAGATGAAGGAAATGAGCAACGACGACGAGCGCTATGAGGCACAACAGCGCCAAATCGATGCCCCCGCTCCCAGCCAGCAGCAGCCCCAGGTGCAGCCTCCTCAGGCACAACAGGTGCAACAGCCCCAGAATCAGCACCCTTACCAGCAATAAGAATCACCGCAGCGCCTACGTAGCAACACTTGCTACGTAGTGCGCTCTTGGGCTGCCCGCCATCAGCACGAGCGATGGCGAGGAGCTTTTTGCAACAGCAACGCGAAAAGAGAAGATGAGCACCGGCGAAGGTTCCCAGGCAACGCGCACACGGCGAAAGGTGGGCAAGCGCAAAGCAAAGCGCAACCCCCAAGCCGATATGTCTTTGGTGGAACACCTCCAAGAACTTCGCACCCGTGTGGTGCGCGCACTGATTGCCATCGCACTTGGCACCGTGCTTGGCTTTATCTGGTACCAGCAATCCTTTGGCCCCATCCCATCGCTGGGCGATATTTTGCGCGGCCCCTATTGTTCGCTGCCGGATTATTACCGCGCTGATCTTTCTAATGATGGCGAATGTCGCCTGATCGCCACCGCACCCTTTGAGATGTTCATGCTGCGCCTTAAAGTAGGCGCGCTTGCCGGCATCGTCTTTTCTTCACCGGTGTGGCTCTGGCAGATCTGGGGCTTTGTGGCACCCGGCATGCTTAAAAACGAACGCCGCATCAGCATGATCTTTTTAAGCATCGCGGTGGCACTGTTCGTGCTTGGCACCGTGATTGCGTATTGGGTTATCTCCATTGGCCTGGAAGTCTTGCTCAGCATGGGCCGCGATGTGCAGATCACGGCACTCTCAGGTGCCCTGTACTTTAAGTTCCTGCTGAACTCGCTAGTCATCTTCGGCATCAGCTTCGAGGTGCCACTCTTTGTGGTGGCCTTGAACATGGTGGGCGTATTGCACTACGAGGCCGTGAAGGGCAAGCGCCGCTTTATCATGATGACGCTGTTTGTGCTGGCAGCCATCGTCACTCCAGGCCAAGACATGGTGGGCATGACGGTGCTTGGTGGTGCACTCTCGCTGCTAGTAGAGCTTTCCTTCCAGTTCATGCGCTTTAACGACAAACGCCGCAAGGTCCATCGCCCCGAGTGGATGGATGTTGACGATGATGAATCCACCCCGCTTGATGCCGATTCCAGCTACGTTGGTCCATCCGGCAGCGTGGGTGCCTCAGGCCCAATCGGCCCATCTGGCCCGGTTGCGTCCTCCGGGAGCATCTATGGTTCTGGTTCGGTGCAAAGCTCTGGCCCCATTGCCGCACCAAGTGGCATTGGAAAGCCCAGTAGCACCAAGGAAGGCACTTCAAGCCTGCAGGATCGCAGCGATTTCGACGACGTGATCTAACTTCTTCTGCCATCACCTTGTAGCCTTAAGGGCATCATGGCTACACACCTCGAGCAATTCCAAGCCCGCCAGTCTTTCCCCCTCGATCCTTTCCAATTTCGCGCCTGTGAGGCAATCGAAGATGATCGAGGGGTCTTAGTCTGCGCACCCACCGGCGCAGGCAAAACCATCGTGGGCGAATTTGCCGTCTACCTCGCCCTTGCCCGAGGCACGAAGTGCTTTTATACCACCCCAATTAAGGCACTAAGCAACCAAAAATTCCATGACTTGGTAGAAGTCCATGGCGAGGAAAACGTAGGCCTGCTTACCGGCGATGTCTCCATCAACCACGACGCCGATGTAGTGGTGATGACCACCGAGGTGCTGCGCAACATGCTTTATGCGCAATCAAGCACCCTGGATCGCTTGAGCCATGTGGTGATGGACGAGATCCACTTCCTTGCAGATCGTTCCCGTGGCGCGGTGTGGGAAGAAGCGATCTTAAACCTCGACGAACATGTCCGGGTGATCGGCCTTTCAGCCACAGTGAGTAACTCAGAGGAATTCGGG
This window of the Corynebacterium pseudopelargi genome carries:
- a CDS encoding RecB family exonuclease — translated: MKPMSRTMRIALSPSRASDYQRCPLQYRLKAIDKIPEPKTVAQVKGTLVHKVLEDLFELPKPERTYPKAVKMLKPRWAEMIEKDEALAELVPEDVLLDFLIECRTLLRGYFEMENPLGFDPRSREQFVNTTLPNGVPVRGFIDRIDVAPTGQVRVVDYKTGKKPKPQYAGDAKFQMRFYALVYWRLYGVIPHQLRLMYLKVCDSLYMQPSKEELEYFERDLLELWAKIERDGQSGEFEATKNALCGWCSFHEYCPEQGGTPPEYPGWPGSAAK
- a CDS encoding M18 family aminopeptidase, with translation MTAQAQAYADQFLELVQASPSSYHAAATGIALLKEAGFEAQEQDKPWASKPGRYFLHRGGALIAWVVPEHAGPTTPFRILGSHTDSPGLKLKVHGDIQAEGWQQAAVEIYGGPILASWFDRDLCLAGRIVLRDGSTKLVRTDALLRVPHLAIHLDPEANKELKLDRQRHMQPVFSVGQTDHSILAEVAQAAGVEEKQILSHDLITCDTQPGQRIGADRNLIASGRLDNLASFFPNLDALIAAADQPGDAIMVAAAFDHEEVGSQTTTGAAGPLLGEVLERILFGLGADFEQQRRSFAASSCVSADVAHAIHPNYSDKHDKVNFPAMGEGPVIKSNAVQRYATDAQTQALWLHASEKAKVASQVYVGKNSVPCGQTIGPITATRLGIDTVDVGIPILSMHSARELAHCQDLLAFSQVARAYLVG
- a CDS encoding tRNA (adenine-N1)-methyltransferase — its product is MAYSGPFQPGDRVQLTDPKRRHATITLREGEQYFTHKGAIHHDDIIGQEEGTVVKSEQGYEYLCFRHLLVDHVLSMPRGAAVIYPKDSAQILVEGDIFPGARVLEAGAGSGALSMMLLRAVGTEGEVFSYEIREDHLEFAEKNVEWYFEGKPENWHPRLGDVNEVTRQDLDGPVDRIILDMLAPWECLDTASKLLQPGGVLMTYVATVPQLMKVMEGIRELQCFTEPRAWESLVRDWRVEGLATRPEHRMNAHTAFLVWARRLADGVTPPRPQRKARR
- the arc gene encoding proteasome ATPase; translated protein: MEHSGAEATGVQELKSELARANMAQARLSERNTKLAELLKATRDKLQLLQQQLEELAEPPSTYGILLEWHSRAGTAEVFTANRRMRLRVSPQVEGAQLIPGVQVRLGEASQVVEVCGFVHTGELATLVEDLGDRRVLVADHNGEEHVVALAGPLGTDGTRRPRAGDTLLVDLRAGFCFEVIPKTEVAKLALEEIPDVTYQHIGGLDAQIEQIQDAVELPFSHPELYREYSLRPPKGVLLYGPPGCGKTLIAKAVAHSLSQRIGGSGASYFINVKGPELLNKFVGETERRIRLIFERARELAEEGRPVIVFFDEMESIFRTRGSGVSSDMETTVVPQLLAELDGVESLSNVIVVGATNREELIDPAILRPGRLDVKIRVERPDQAAARDILSKHLDQSIPVDGAYADDLPGLIEQVAAYLFADNPFVRLRFDDGRCQVLHYRDFASGAMLANIVDRAKKSAIKDQIRGSSSGISFEHLRDAVDAENRENEDLPNTANPEQWGRLLTKGMTRGRRIIAVDVLAGKDPCYGQ
- the dop gene encoding depupylase/deamidase Dop, coding for MANSARVIGAETEYGIVTPTQPALSPIVSSTHAVVAYALAHNRSQVAPRWDFSEESPLKDSRGFDLRRYHTVPSIDPHAIGVANAMLGNGGRFYVDHAHPEYSAPEVTSAVDAARYDAAGDLFLLQAAALLKDYEAEGKSVLQGHDPCGEVKFYKNNVDGKGASYGAHENYSYHRSTPFDQLAAALIPFFVARQVFIGAGRMGKGPRGERPGFQISQRADYIEQEISLETTMNRGIINTRDESHTTEDFARLHVIIGDANMSHTSMLLKYGMTSLVLNAIEQGVDFSDVRMNNPVAEVTAVSYDPSLQHRISLADGSTKTALEILDIYRQRVQASNDDETLVLKVWDEVRQALEAGPLGAAHLLDWCAKYALVQNYIARGVAEDDPKLALIDLQYADIDPAKSLYHALVRKNRMRTLFSTEQLQQAAAQPPQSTRAWMRGNAVAYLDVQAASWERLTIGNTTVRIASLLHPNAQDCQAIDFQAQPDAQALLELRGVEAVEPSGERLH
- a CDS encoding ubiquitin-like protein Pup, which codes for MGGSQVYSTGGGKDEDSSVEAQAGQVQINTEGVDDLLDEIDGLLENNAEEFVRSYVQKGGQ
- the pafA gene encoding Pup--protein ligase, producing MSQQVFARRVTGVETEYGITCVHDGGGKRLPAEEIARYMFRPVVDTWSSSNVFLENGARLYLDVGSHPEVATAECDTLAGLIAQERAGDRIVNDLAAKAEAKLANESIGGRVYLLKNNLDSFGNSYGCHENYLVGRSAVLKTLGQQLLPFLITRQLICGAGSIQDGRFQISQRADHVWEGVSSATTRSRPIINTRDEPHADSHRFRRLHVIVGDSNMSETSMALKVGATQLVLEMIEAGIALPVQALAQEMQAIRDISRDTTGAVAVQLSDGSQLSALAIQRRYCHAAHDWLEQRPDEGTPTEQMRKVVALWAKVLDAIEAGDLDAISTEVDWAIKLKLLRQFQQRLGLEPEDFSHPKLQQIDLAYHDIRPGRGLFLALEAKGALARWIDDAAIERAMTTPPSTTRAALRGAFLSQAQELSAPVACDWLRLKVLRPEPQIVELSDPLQAHSDQVASLLEYMRTHHGSKAEDGSQAH
- a CDS encoding helix-turn-helix transcriptional regulator, producing the protein MAAKHTSAKAKNQAVAERVLNLLATLDHHAKHQGGPVDSTWLIERLPVYQQQQDPARRLYLDVLLLIKAGAPIEVLSESGRAHQYRLNDADVHGEAIAFSREEAQVIALAAKLGTGTHIAALSRAGWTKIAAAQEHLTQASPLQAFGDDAAISGEDYERILQAFSKDSALSFLYRRNPNDPAVERTLEPWHIIAVKDRHYLVGFDLDRQAPRSFRMTRISQVRRKAQSRTHPVPSRQEAAQILQSLLRQQRSTTTAYFRSTTSNALSEKALREDGLFKLVDADRDELIRQAAALAPEVVIVKPEDVRQEVIALLRSAYQNHSQLQGEQP
- a CDS encoding WYL domain-containing protein produces the protein MTSPQSTHRSGKLADLVRVLNLVQYWQQHPGVALSTAAADLGVDIAQLKEDSYLLTTCGFGQYPDELFDLKVENRGVEVINDLGLNTPLRLTSLEAGSLLLALQTLQQMPGMAPSEVVQSVSEKLRRYLGNADAGFDISALDQPLENNDVLAAINQALEQKRQLSFQYQNAIGNIKQHQVSVAAVLSAKGATYIKAYVADAGTHLTFRTDRMHEVALSDAKATPHLSLESARFAPEDPFGLQAVQQRAELSVLPEAAWILDQIETIDVSYEDLIHITVPVASAEWLERFVLSNADRAWVESPTQLGQSLAQRALDGLNAYDEQP
- the tatA gene encoding Sec-independent protein translocase subunit TatA encodes the protein MSIGPMEIAIIVLLFVLLFGAKKLPDAARSIGRSARIFKSEMKEMSNDDERYEAQQRQIDAPAPSQQQPQVQPPQAQQVQQPQNQHPYQQ
- the tatC gene encoding twin-arginine translocase subunit TatC — protein: MSTGEGSQATRTRRKVGKRKAKRNPQADMSLVEHLQELRTRVVRALIAIALGTVLGFIWYQQSFGPIPSLGDILRGPYCSLPDYYRADLSNDGECRLIATAPFEMFMLRLKVGALAGIVFSSPVWLWQIWGFVAPGMLKNERRISMIFLSIAVALFVLGTVIAYWVISIGLEVLLSMGRDVQITALSGALYFKFLLNSLVIFGISFEVPLFVVALNMVGVLHYEAVKGKRRFIMMTLFVLAAIVTPGQDMVGMTVLGGALSLLVELSFQFMRFNDKRRKVHRPEWMDVDDDESTPLDADSSYVGPSGSVGASGPIGPSGPVASSGSIYGSGSVQSSGPIAAPSGIGKPSSTKEGTSSLQDRSDFDDVI